From a single Fusobacterium ulcerans ATCC 49185 genomic region:
- a CDS encoding MATE family efflux transporter has product MEQKNLLTEGSIFKSLMKFSFPFLLASLLQAFYGAADLFVVGQYADSAAVSAVAIGSQVMQTITGVILGITTGGTILIGQYLGAKREKDMAKTIGTIICVFGFLSVVLTILMVLFTNPIARIMHTPDEAMKYTQQYIFICSCGIPFIIGYNAVSGILRGMGDSKTPLYFIAIACVINITVDIILVDFFKMGAVGAAAATVGAQGISFLLAVLFLWKKGFPFEFGKKYILLFPKKAKIIFHLGLPIALQDGLINISFLLITTIINTMGLTASAAVGVVEKIIVFAMLPPTAFASAIAVMTAQNIGAGKVERAQKSLYAGIACSLVMGIAFWIYSQISPESITSLFSNDKEVIYTAAAYLKSYSLDCILVCFIFCMNSFFSGCGHPIFPMVHSLIATFLIRIPVSFFLSRIEGITLYKIGFGAPLATFISLIMCIIYMKYGSWKNNAMLKNR; this is encoded by the coding sequence ATGGAACAAAAAAATTTATTAACTGAGGGAAGTATTTTCAAAAGTCTTATGAAATTTTCGTTTCCCTTTCTTCTGGCGAGCCTTCTCCAAGCATTTTATGGAGCTGCTGACCTTTTTGTAGTTGGACAGTATGCAGATTCTGCTGCTGTATCTGCTGTAGCTATTGGAAGTCAGGTAATGCAGACAATTACAGGAGTTATCTTAGGAATAACCACTGGAGGTACTATTCTTATTGGACAATATTTAGGAGCAAAACGAGAAAAAGATATGGCGAAAACTATAGGAACTATTATCTGTGTATTTGGTTTCCTTTCTGTAGTTCTTACCATTCTTATGGTATTATTTACCAATCCTATTGCCAGAATAATGCACACTCCAGATGAAGCAATGAAATATACTCAACAGTATATTTTTATATGTTCATGTGGTATTCCATTTATTATAGGTTATAATGCTGTGAGCGGTATCCTGAGAGGAATGGGAGATTCTAAAACGCCTCTTTACTTCATAGCTATTGCTTGTGTGATAAATATAACTGTTGATATAATTCTGGTGGATTTCTTCAAAATGGGAGCTGTGGGAGCTGCTGCTGCCACTGTAGGAGCACAAGGAATAAGTTTTCTTCTTGCAGTTTTATTTCTGTGGAAAAAAGGATTCCCTTTTGAATTTGGAAAAAAATATATCTTGTTATTTCCAAAAAAAGCTAAAATAATATTCCATCTCGGACTTCCTATTGCATTGCAGGATGGACTTATAAATATATCGTTTTTACTTATTACGACTATTATCAACACTATGGGACTTACAGCTTCTGCTGCTGTTGGAGTGGTTGAAAAAATTATTGTATTCGCTATGCTTCCACCAACAGCTTTTGCTTCTGCTATTGCTGTAATGACTGCTCAAAATATAGGAGCTGGAAAAGTAGAAAGAGCTCAAAAATCACTTTATGCTGGAATTGCCTGCTCTTTAGTTATGGGAATTGCTTTCTGGATATATTCACAAATTTCCCCAGAAAGTATTACATCTCTGTTTTCCAATGACAAGGAAGTTATATATACAGCTGCAGCATATTTGAAATCATACAGTTTGGATTGTATTCTTGTTTGCTTTATTTTCTGTATGAACTCTTTTTTCAGTGGATGCGGACATCCTATCTTTCCCATGGTGCATAGCCTTATAGCTACATTTTTAATAAGAATTCCTGTTTCATTTTTTCTGAGCAGAATAGAGGGAATAACACTTTACAAGATAGGATTTGGAGCTCCACTGGCTACCTTCATATCTTTAATAATGTGCATAATTTATATGAAATATGGAAGCTGGAAAAATAATGCCATGTTGAAAAATAGGTAG
- a CDS encoding type IV pilus twitching motility protein PilT produces the protein MILLDILEKGQKKNASDIHLVNNEKVIYRVNGELIRDEENGKVSEESLINFIRELFTEKQKEIFEKNKEIDISFEDIKKRRYRINLYNEKSFPAFSIRILTKKIQNFEELKLPEILKNMIEYENGLVLVTGPTGSGKSTTLAAMIEEINQREALSIVTIEDPVEYIFENKKSLIRQREIGRDTLSFANALKSVLRQDPDIIMVGELRDIESIEAALTAAETGHLVFGTLHTNGAVETINRLIDVFSKEKQEQIKIQLSSTLRGVVSQQLLLDKENKVVPAFEILFVNTAVSNHIASGKTNQISIAIETGQKYGMISMKEYISNMYKNRVIDKKEYDRKRGY, from the coding sequence ATGATTTTATTAGATATCTTAGAAAAAGGTCAGAAAAAAAATGCATCAGACATTCATCTTGTGAATAATGAAAAAGTAATCTATAGAGTAAATGGAGAACTGATAAGAGATGAAGAAAATGGTAAGGTTTCAGAAGAATCTTTAATAAACTTTATAAGAGAACTATTCACAGAGAAGCAGAAAGAAATCTTTGAAAAGAATAAGGAGATAGATATATCTTTTGAAGATATAAAAAAAAGAAGATACAGAATAAACTTGTATAATGAAAAGAGTTTTCCTGCATTTTCTATAAGAATTTTAACAAAAAAGATACAAAATTTTGAAGAGCTGAAACTTCCAGAAATATTGAAAAACATGATAGAATATGAAAATGGATTGGTACTTGTAACTGGACCAACAGGAAGTGGAAAAAGTACAACATTGGCAGCTATGATAGAAGAGATAAACCAGAGGGAAGCTTTAAGTATAGTCACTATTGAAGATCCTGTTGAATATATTTTTGAAAATAAAAAAAGCTTGATAAGACAACGGGAGATAGGGAGAGATACCCTGTCTTTTGCAAATGCGTTAAAAAGTGTTCTAAGGCAAGATCCAGATATAATTATGGTAGGAGAATTGAGAGATATAGAGAGTATAGAAGCTGCTCTTACAGCTGCAGAAACAGGACATCTTGTATTTGGAACTCTTCATACCAATGGAGCAGTGGAAACAATCAATCGTCTTATAGATGTTTTTTCAAAAGAAAAGCAGGAACAGATAAAGATACAGCTCAGCTCAACATTGAGAGGTGTTGTAAGCCAGCAGTTATTATTGGATAAAGAAAATAAAGTAGTTCCAGCTTTTGAAATACTCTTTGTAAATACTGCTGTGTCTAATCATATAGCATCTGGAAAAACAAATCAAATATCTATAGCTATTGAAACAGGACAAAAGTATGGAATGATATCTATGAAAGAATATATTTCTAATATGTATAAAAATAGAGTTATAGATAAAAAAGAATATGACAGAAAAAGAGGATATTGA
- a CDS encoding sugar O-acetyltransferase, which yields MNKEKERMLSGKLYQGNDEELVAERAEAKKKCFKINNISPEKSHEIMKNIKELFGEMGENTSVKTPIMCDYGYNISLGENSFINHDCIFLDIGKIKIGKNVLIGPRVSFLAVSHPLFPSERETGYEYGTHIIVEDGVWIGGAVTINDGVTIGKNSVIGSGSVVVKDIPENVIAVGNPCRVLREIDEKDKMMEEFYLEEKC from the coding sequence ATGAATAAAGAAAAAGAAAGAATGCTCTCAGGAAAACTCTACCAAGGAAATGATGAAGAGTTAGTTGCTGAAAGAGCTGAAGCAAAGAAAAAATGTTTTAAAATAAATAATATTTCTCCTGAAAAATCTCATGAAATAATGAAAAATATAAAGGAACTTTTTGGAGAAATGGGAGAAAATACCTCTGTTAAAACTCCAATTATGTGTGACTATGGATATAATATTTCATTGGGAGAAAATAGTTTTATAAATCATGACTGCATATTTCTTGACATTGGAAAGATAAAAATAGGAAAAAATGTCTTGATAGGCCCTAGAGTATCTTTTTTAGCTGTAAGTCATCCTTTGTTTCCAAGTGAAAGAGAAACAGGATATGAGTATGGAACTCATATCATAGTGGAAGATGGTGTGTGGATAGGAGGAGCAGTTACAATAAATGATGGAGTAACTATTGGAAAAAACAGTGTAATAGGTTCTGGAAGTGTAGTTGTAAAAGATATTCCTGAAAATGTCATAGCAGTTGGAAATCCATGCAGAGTACTAAGAGAAATTGATGAAAAAGATAAGATGATGGAAGAATTTTATTTGGAGGAAAAGTGTTAA
- a CDS encoding coproporphyrinogen III oxidase produces the protein MLINSEFEINIRSIEEFARVMVPEALDKTMNLSIRETSDVIEIDMEIDGKKGNFLYANQEDKIDEQKQTMVKILLLKVYEKQYSWGGLMGVRPTKVLRRLLSLGYSYEQAEDMLRDFYIVSDEKIELLINTVKKELEFLNREYINLYIGVPFCPTKCKYCSFASYEINGGVGRYYKGFVETLLEEIEMTGKFLKDEGYKIESIYIGGGTPSTLTEEDLEQVLRKVNENIDMTYLKEFTFEAGREDSLTEKKLELIKQYGADRISLNPQTFNEETLRKVNRNFNRENFDKYFKIAKDMGFIINMDLIIGLPDETTEDVLHTLNEVEKYDIENLTIHSLAFKRASKLFKEDKSRKELDREIIEKRIKKLTEKKQMKPYYMYRQKNIMEWGENVGYAKEGKESVFNIEMIEENQSTMGLGGGAITKIVVEETEFRDYIERIINPKDPALYIKEMKERMESKYKLFKKGEK, from the coding sequence GTGTTAATTAATTCAGAATTTGAAATAAATATTAGAAGTATAGAAGAGTTTGCAAGAGTAATGGTACCAGAAGCACTGGATAAAACTATGAATCTTTCTATAAGAGAAACTTCTGATGTGATAGAAATAGATATGGAGATAGACGGGAAAAAAGGAAATTTTCTTTATGCAAACCAAGAGGATAAAATAGATGAACAGAAACAGACTATGGTGAAAATACTTTTGCTGAAAGTATATGAAAAACAGTATTCTTGGGGAGGACTTATGGGAGTAAGACCTACTAAAGTATTGAGAAGGTTGCTGTCTTTAGGATATTCATATGAACAGGCAGAGGATATGCTGAGAGATTTCTATATTGTAAGTGATGAGAAAATAGAACTCCTTATAAATACTGTAAAAAAAGAACTGGAATTTTTGAATAGAGAATATATTAATCTATACATAGGAGTTCCTTTCTGTCCAACTAAATGTAAGTACTGCTCATTTGCTTCTTATGAAATAAATGGAGGGGTAGGAAGATATTATAAGGGATTTGTTGAAACTTTGCTGGAAGAAATAGAAATGACAGGAAAGTTTTTGAAAGATGAAGGTTACAAGATAGAATCTATCTATATAGGGGGAGGAACTCCAAGTACTCTTACAGAAGAGGATTTAGAACAAGTATTACGAAAAGTAAATGAGAATATTGATATGACTTATCTGAAAGAATTCACTTTTGAAGCAGGGAGAGAAGATTCACTCACTGAAAAAAAATTGGAACTCATAAAACAATATGGTGCTGATAGGATAAGTTTAAATCCACAAACATTTAATGAGGAAACTTTAAGAAAAGTAAACAGAAACTTTAACAGAGAAAATTTTGATAAATATTTTAAAATAGCTAAAGATATGGGTTTTATAATAAATATGGATTTGATAATAGGACTTCCAGATGAAACAACAGAGGATGTACTTCACACATTAAACGAAGTAGAAAAATATGATATAGAAAATCTTACTATACACTCTCTAGCATTTAAAAGAGCCTCTAAACTTTTTAAAGAGGATAAAAGTAGAAAAGAACTAGATAGAGAAATAATAGAGAAAAGAATAAAAAAACTTACAGAGAAAAAGCAGATGAAACCATACTATATGTACAGACAGAAAAATATTATGGAATGGGGAGAAAATGTAGGTTATGCAAAAGAGGGAAAAGAATCTGTTTTCAATATAGAAATGATAGAGGAAAACCAGTCAACTATGGGATTAGGTGGAGGAGCTATTACTAAGATAGTAGTAGAAGAAACTGAATTTAGAGATTATATAGAAAGAATAATTAATCCTAAAGATCCAGCACTGTATATAAAAGAGATGAAAGAGAGGATGGAAAGTAAATATAAATTATTTAAAAAAGGAGAAAAATAG
- a CDS encoding ComEA family DNA-binding protein, whose protein sequence is MKICKGILIAVMLAIISSFAFGEEETISAPFKLIMSENMLEKKDNLIDINAASKEEMVSQGIGIGYAGKILSYREKTGGFEKLEEMKRIKGIGDATYEKLSKKFKIESEIEKNPLYINEANDELLKYFGFEKKEIKKIREYINRNKRIDNNLQLMEILSKKRYEEYKRIIKYDKF, encoded by the coding sequence ATGAAAATTTGTAAAGGGATACTCATTGCAGTTATGCTTGCAATCATCAGCAGTTTTGCTTTTGGAGAAGAAGAAACAATATCAGCCCCCTTTAAATTAATAATGAGTGAAAATATGCTTGAAAAAAAAGATAATCTCATTGATATAAATGCTGCTTCTAAAGAGGAAATGGTATCACAGGGAATTGGAATAGGATATGCTGGCAAGATTTTAAGCTACAGAGAAAAAACAGGTGGTTTTGAAAAGCTGGAAGAAATGAAAAGAATAAAAGGAATAGGAGATGCAACTTATGAAAAGCTCTCTAAAAAATTTAAAATAGAAAGTGAAATTGAAAAAAATCCTCTTTATATAAATGAGGCTAATGATGAACTTTTAAAATATTTTGGTTTTGAGAAAAAAGAGATCAAGAAAATTAGAGAATATATTAATAGAAATAAAAGAATAGATAATAATCTTCAATTAATGGAGATACTTTCAAAGAAAAGATATGAAGAATATAAAAGAATAATTAAATATGATAAATTTTAG
- the hslO gene encoding Hsp33 family molecular chaperone HslO yields MGKIIRGISKNARFFLVDSTDIVQEALDIHKCSPTAIDAFGRLLTAGVMMGSTLKGKDLLTLRTDTDGLLNNMVVTADSDGGVKGYVSNPSADAALKDNGKSNVGALIGKGMLRIIKDLGLKEPYIGMSPIDSGEIAQDLAYYFFNSDQTPTVIALGVNLKDEKTVACAGGYMIQLLPGAEESFIGALEEKINAIRPMTELMMGGMDLKRILKLLYEDMNSEDNEKMIEEYEILEEKEVSYKCNCDKDKFYRGLITLGKKELIEIFETEEFLETECHFCGKKYKFTKEDFKDILEVK; encoded by the coding sequence ATGGGTAAAATAATAAGAGGAATAAGTAAAAATGCCAGATTTTTTCTGGTGGATTCAACAGATATAGTACAAGAAGCATTGGATATACATAAGTGCAGCCCCACAGCAATAGATGCTTTTGGAAGACTTCTTACAGCAGGAGTAATGATGGGAAGCACTTTAAAAGGAAAAGATTTACTGACTTTGAGAACAGATACTGATGGACTGCTGAATAATATGGTAGTTACAGCAGATTCTGATGGAGGAGTAAAAGGATATGTTTCTAATCCTTCAGCTGATGCAGCACTAAAAGATAATGGAAAATCAAATGTAGGTGCTTTAATTGGAAAAGGAATGCTTAGAATAATAAAGGATCTGGGATTGAAAGAACCATATATTGGAATGTCACCAATAGATTCAGGAGAGATAGCTCAAGACTTGGCTTACTATTTCTTTAATTCAGATCAAACACCAACTGTAATAGCATTGGGAGTGAATTTAAAAGATGAAAAAACTGTAGCTTGTGCAGGAGGATATATGATACAGCTTCTTCCAGGAGCAGAGGAGAGTTTTATAGGAGCTTTGGAAGAAAAAATAAATGCAATCAGACCTATGACTGAACTTATGATGGGTGGAATGGATCTTAAAAGAATATTGAAACTTCTGTATGAAGATATGAACAGTGAAGATAATGAAAAAATGATTGAAGAATATGAGATACTTGAAGAAAAAGAAGTAAGCTATAAATGTAATTGTGATAAGGATAAATTTTATAGAGGACTTATCACTCTTGGGAAAAAAGAACTGATTGAGATATTTGAAACAGAAGAATTTTTAGAAACTGAATGTCATTTCTGTGGAAAAAAATATAAATTTACTAAAGAAGATTTTAAAGATATTTTAGAGGTGAAATGA
- a CDS encoding TatD family hydrolase, with the protein MKLIDSHAHMDSKQFDSDRAEVFQRIKDNMDFIVNIGYDIESSKQGVEYSREYDFIYAVVGVHPDDIEGYDDKLEQELEELAKDEKVLAIGEIGLDYHWMTRPKEEQQKIFRRQMKVAERVGKPVVIHSRDAIEDTVKILKEFPSVKGIFHCYPGSVETALQVMDNYYFGIGGVLTFKNAKKLIEVVKNIPLEKLILETDCPYMAPTPFRGQRNEPIYVEYVAKKIAEIKGITYEEVAEATNLNTRKAYNMI; encoded by the coding sequence ATGAAACTTATAGATTCTCATGCTCATATGGATTCAAAGCAATTTGATTCAGATAGAGCAGAGGTATTTCAAAGAATAAAAGATAATATGGATTTCATAGTCAATATAGGGTATGATATAGAGAGCAGCAAACAAGGTGTTGAATACAGTAGAGAATATGATTTTATATATGCTGTTGTGGGAGTACATCCTGACGATATAGAGGGATATGATGATAAGCTTGAACAAGAACTTGAAGAGCTGGCTAAAGATGAAAAAGTACTGGCTATTGGAGAGATAGGACTGGACTATCACTGGATGACTCGTCCAAAGGAAGAGCAGCAGAAAATATTTAGAAGACAGATGAAAGTAGCAGAAAGAGTTGGAAAACCAGTGGTAATACATTCAAGAGATGCTATAGAGGATACTGTAAAAATATTGAAAGAGTTTCCTTCAGTAAAAGGAATATTTCATTGTTATCCAGGTTCAGTGGAAACAGCTCTTCAGGTAATGGACAATTACTATTTTGGTATAGGTGGGGTACTTACTTTTAAAAATGCAAAAAAACTGATTGAGGTAGTGAAGAATATACCTTTAGAAAAATTAATTCTTGAGACTGATTGTCCATATATGGCACCTACTCCTTTTAGAGGACAGAGAAACGAACCCATATATGTGGAATATGTAGCTAAAAAAATAGCTGAGATAAAAGGAATAACATATGAGGAAGTAGCAGAAGCTACAAATCTAAATACAAGAAAAGCCTATAACATGATATAG
- a CDS encoding putative RNA methyltransferase, whose translation MIICPVCKKILDKDGKTYRCENNHCFDEGKQGYLNLLLANQKHSKTPGDDKEMVLSRKGFLEKDYYKIISEAVNTLVLDNRASNDIEILDIGCGEGYYTGRLKKSLDENGIKSNITGIDISKEAVICAARTYKNIDWIVASATNIPLEAGSLDYIICMFAKIIPEEKMRTLKKGGKLIIVSTGENHLLELKKVVYDNVRTEFYSPIEDLKIFKHINTVNCTGKSFIKENESIRNLFDMTPYKWRSPKEGVDKLFALNELEITIDVNIDIFEKE comes from the coding sequence ATGATAATTTGTCCTGTTTGTAAAAAAATATTAGATAAAGATGGAAAAACATATAGATGTGAAAATAACCACTGTTTTGATGAAGGAAAGCAAGGATATCTGAATCTTCTTCTTGCAAATCAGAAGCATAGCAAAACTCCAGGTGATGATAAGGAAATGGTGCTTAGCAGAAAAGGATTTCTGGAAAAAGATTACTATAAGATAATATCGGAAGCGGTAAATACGCTAGTTTTGGATAATAGAGCATCTAATGATATAGAAATATTGGACATAGGATGTGGAGAGGGATATTATACTGGAAGATTGAAAAAATCTCTTGATGAGAATGGAATAAAATCCAATATAACTGGGATAGATATTTCTAAAGAAGCAGTGATATGTGCTGCAAGAACATATAAAAATATTGACTGGATAGTAGCCAGTGCCACTAATATTCCTCTTGAAGCTGGATCTCTTGACTATATAATTTGTATGTTTGCTAAAATAATTCCAGAAGAGAAAATGAGAACATTGAAAAAGGGTGGAAAGCTAATAATAGTTTCTACTGGAGAAAATCATCTGCTGGAATTAAAAAAAGTTGTGTATGATAATGTAAGAACAGAATTTTATTCTCCAATAGAGGATCTAAAAATTTTTAAGCATATAAATACAGTAAACTGTACAGGAAAATCTTTCATAAAAGAAAATGAAAGTATAAGAAATCTTTTTGATATGACTCCGTATAAATGGAGAAGTCCAAAAGAAGGTGTGGATAAACTCTTTGCATTGAATGAGTTGGAAATAACTATTGATGTGAATATAGATATTTTTGAGAAAGAATAA
- the acpS gene encoding holo-ACP synthase produces MILGIGNDIIEIARIEKAISNEKFKKRVYTEKEIEITEKKGNKAASYAGRFSAKEAISKALGTGVRDFNLTDIEILNDKLGKPYVVFKNILKDRMADVRMEISISHSKEYATAVAVMFKKEC; encoded by the coding sequence ATGATTCTAGGGATAGGAAATGATATTATAGAGATAGCAAGAATAGAAAAAGCTATATCTAATGAAAAATTCAAAAAGAGAGTATATACAGAAAAAGAGATAGAAATTACAGAAAAAAAAGGTAACAAAGCAGCCAGCTATGCTGGAAGATTTTCAGCAAAAGAGGCAATATCTAAAGCATTGGGAACAGGGGTAAGAGATTTTAATCTGACTGATATAGAAATATTAAATGATAAACTGGGAAAGCCATATGTTGTATTTAAAAATATATTAAAAGACAGAATGGCAGATGTGAGAATGGAAATATCTATTTCTCATTCTAAAGAGTATGCAACAGCAGTAGCAGTTATGTTTAAAAAGGAGTGCTGA
- a CDS encoding NAD(P)H-dependent oxidoreductase subunit E: MEVNKEFYAELEEFINGLKDKKNDVKILNFVLEKLDAIPEEVQKFIADKTGLLEISIENTINFYPKFRNKVSGKKVKEVSICVGMTCGVHGKGFYDELAEILEIDENGVSKDGKILLTTKRCFGRCNKGPNVSIDGEIYSMMSMPELKNRLGLK, from the coding sequence ATGGAAGTAAATAAAGAGTTTTATGCTGAACTTGAAGAATTTATAAATGGATTGAAAGACAAAAAAAATGATGTAAAAATTCTTAACTTTGTATTGGAAAAACTGGATGCTATTCCAGAAGAAGTACAGAAATTTATAGCAGATAAAACAGGCTTGCTTGAAATATCAATAGAAAACACAATAAATTTTTATCCTAAATTTAGAAATAAAGTCAGTGGAAAAAAAGTTAAAGAAGTTTCTATATGTGTAGGAATGACTTGTGGTGTACATGGAAAAGGATTCTATGACGAACTGGCTGAAATATTAGAAATAGATGAAAATGGAGTATCAAAGGATGGAAAGATACTTTTAACAACAAAAAGATGTTTTGGAAGATGCAATAAAGGACCAAATGTTTCAATTGATGGTGAGATATATAGTATGATGTCTATGCCTGAATTAAAAAATAGATTGGGATTAAAATAA